In Alteromonas naphthalenivorans, one DNA window encodes the following:
- the nadK gene encoding NAD(+) kinase, with translation MPYQTVALIGKPQHAATHDSLNLLAQYLTAKGCELLVEESISKELESDNHRACNLVTIGKEADLAVVVGGDGSMLGAARVLARFDIHVVGVNRGNLGFLTDIHPDEIVQQLDLIFEGECVVEKRFLLDVGVYRHEKLKSSNSAVNEVVLHHGKVAHMMEFEIYIDDQFVFSQRSDGLIVATPTGSTAYSLSAGGPIIMPKLDALTLVPMFPHTLSSRPIVVDADSQVSMKVSKVNSDSLQISCDSHIVLPVLPGDEIRINKSEDKLYLVHPKGYSYFNVLRKKLGWGSKLY, from the coding sequence ATGCCCTATCAAACCGTTGCTTTAATTGGCAAACCTCAACACGCTGCTACGCACGACAGCTTAAATCTATTGGCTCAATACCTCACCGCAAAAGGCTGTGAATTATTGGTTGAAGAGAGCATCTCAAAAGAATTAGAAAGTGATAACCATCGCGCATGCAACTTAGTGACCATTGGTAAAGAAGCCGACCTTGCCGTAGTAGTAGGCGGTGATGGCAGTATGCTAGGTGCAGCAAGGGTATTGGCACGCTTTGATATCCATGTAGTAGGCGTAAACCGAGGCAACTTGGGTTTTTTAACCGATATTCATCCCGATGAAATCGTTCAGCAACTTGATCTCATTTTTGAAGGTGAATGCGTAGTTGAAAAACGCTTTTTATTAGATGTGGGTGTGTATCGTCATGAAAAATTAAAAAGTAGCAATTCCGCAGTGAACGAAGTGGTGCTTCACCACGGAAAAGTGGCGCACATGATGGAATTTGAAATTTATATAGATGACCAATTTGTGTTCAGCCAACGCTCCGATGGGCTAATTGTTGCGACGCCTACTGGCTCTACCGCCTACTCACTGTCGGCAGGTGGTCCTATCATCATGCCTAAGCTTGATGCGCTTACACTCGTGCCTATGTTTCCCCACACACTAAGCAGCAGACCGATTGTGGTAGACGCCGATAGCCAAGTGTCGATGAAAGTATCGAAGGTTAACAGCGACTCACTGCAAATAAGTTGTGACAGCCACATCGTACTTCCTGTACTTCCTGGCGATGAAATACGCATCAACAAAAGTGAAGATAAACTTTATTTAGTGCACCCAAAGGGTTACAGCTACTTCAATGTGTTACGTAAAAAATTAGGCTGGGGTAGTAAGCTTTATTGA
- a CDS encoding 3-hydroxybutyrate dehydrogenase, with product MTKRTVFITGGASGIGFGIAQAMSKAGHHVIIADINEQAAQRAANDIIRENGSASAIEVDVCNAQQVAALPDLLKEQKVNVLINNAGIQHVSRIENFPPEKWQQLINIMLVGPALLTQAFLPNMREQNFGRIINIGSIHSLVASPYKSAYVAAKHGLLGFAKTIALETGDCDVTINTLCPAYVKTPLVEKQIASQAKENNLTEEEVINKIMLEPMPKKQFISLDELSDTAAFLMSDSARNITGQTMILDGGWTAR from the coding sequence ATGACTAAGCGAACCGTATTTATAACTGGTGGCGCTAGCGGTATTGGCTTTGGTATAGCACAAGCGATGTCGAAAGCGGGACATCATGTCATCATTGCCGATATTAACGAACAAGCCGCACAGCGTGCTGCGAACGATATTATACGAGAAAACGGCAGTGCCAGCGCTATTGAAGTTGATGTTTGCAATGCACAGCAAGTAGCCGCTTTACCCGACTTGCTCAAAGAGCAAAAAGTAAATGTGTTGATTAACAATGCCGGTATTCAGCATGTCTCACGCATTGAAAACTTCCCGCCTGAAAAATGGCAGCAACTGATTAATATTATGCTGGTTGGCCCCGCGCTTTTAACCCAAGCGTTTTTACCTAACATGCGCGAGCAAAACTTTGGGCGAATAATCAACATCGGTTCAATTCACTCACTGGTGGCATCCCCTTATAAATCGGCTTATGTGGCAGCGAAACATGGCCTGCTGGGGTTTGCTAAAACTATCGCCCTTGAAACCGGCGACTGTGATGTCACCATCAACACTCTATGCCCTGCCTATGTAAAAACACCGTTGGTCGAAAAGCAGATTGCCTCTCAGGCTAAAGAAAATAACCTTACAGAAGAGGAAGTGATCAACAAAATAATGCTTGAGCCAATGCCTAAAAAGCAGTTTATTAGCCTAGATGAGTTGTCTGACACAGCGGCATTTTTAATGTCGGATAGTGCACGCAATATTACCGGCCAAACCATGATACTGGATGGCGGCTGGACAGCCCGATAA
- a CDS encoding PHB depolymerase family esterase: protein MKTTYKILASFCALYSGVALSNAANSGNGLPPLSLDVEQVTVSGLSSGGYMATQFHIAHSDWVKGAGIIAAGPYYCAQNDITTALNQCVNKVDAPINLDALSSVAIDYANEGSIAPLAGLKDAKVWLFHGTNDVRVTAQASDLLYRQYQSWTDTQNIVYVNDQSAAHHFPTLNEGSNCSVSESPFIGNCNYDTAGNMLNHLLPYLTAPDDSVSGKVYTISQQKLAGSDGETLAEKGFVFVPENCASGESCRLHISFHGCNQYAEVVGNSYVTKTGINRWADDNNIVVLYPQTKKSLFMPLNPQGCWDWWGYTSDDYANRKGAQISAVANMIKGINTGAINKETTNTGTANND from the coding sequence ATGAAAACAACTTATAAAATATTGGCCAGCTTTTGTGCGTTATACAGTGGCGTAGCGTTATCTAACGCTGCTAATTCAGGCAATGGACTACCCCCGCTAAGTCTTGATGTAGAGCAAGTTACGGTATCTGGCCTTTCTTCTGGCGGATATATGGCGACGCAATTTCATATTGCACACAGTGATTGGGTAAAAGGCGCAGGCATCATTGCTGCAGGGCCTTATTATTGTGCGCAAAATGATATCACCACTGCATTAAACCAGTGCGTGAATAAGGTAGACGCACCAATTAATCTAGATGCACTTTCAAGCGTTGCCATAGACTATGCAAACGAAGGCAGTATTGCGCCTTTAGCGGGCCTTAAAGATGCCAAAGTATGGTTATTTCACGGCACAAACGACGTGCGTGTAACGGCGCAAGCCAGCGATTTACTGTACCGCCAATACCAAAGTTGGACAGACACTCAAAATATTGTATACGTGAATGACCAAAGCGCAGCACACCACTTCCCTACCTTGAATGAAGGCAGTAATTGCAGCGTTTCAGAAAGCCCTTTTATTGGTAACTGTAATTACGACACTGCGGGTAATATGTTGAACCACCTGTTGCCCTACTTAACCGCACCCGATGATTCGGTTTCAGGCAAGGTTTACACTATTTCTCAGCAAAAACTTGCGGGCAGCGATGGCGAAACCTTGGCGGAAAAAGGGTTTGTTTTTGTACCCGAAAACTGTGCATCAGGTGAATCGTGCAGGCTACATATTAGTTTTCATGGCTGCAATCAATATGCCGAAGTAGTTGGCAATAGCTATGTAACCAAAACAGGTATCAACCGATGGGCCGATGACAACAATATCGTTGTGCTGTACCCGCAAACTAAAAAATCGTTATTTATGCCATTAAACCCCCAAGGTTGCTGGGATTGGTGGGGATACACTTCAGATGATTATGCAAATCGAAAGGGCGCGCAAATTTCTGCTGTGGCCAATATGATTAAAGGCATTAACACAGGCGCTATCAATAAAGAAACGACCAATACAGGAACTGCAAATAATGACTAA
- a CDS encoding GntP family permease encodes MLSMMGLVGGLVLLIVLTIRGMNLFIAAPLCALVVALTNGMSVFIGDINFVETYMSGFSGFIAAWFFMFLLGALFGKFMEDSGAADSVSRWIIQRIGYKQAVLAVVLACAILTYGGVSVFVVAFSVYPMAVSLFKDANLPRRFIPAAMAFGSVTFTMTSAGSPEIQNWIPIKYLGTSPFAAWEVSLVVAIFMAVLGYWWLAKMIRKAIANGEEFEARITDPEIRERDYPHPLTGIIPLLVVLCISFFLHEALAQLALIVALGGGVLTLLIINRAHFHNLQAAINTGTTGALVAIGNTAAVVGFGAIAKNTEAFQQTVALMTQIPGNELIGAAIAISVIAGLTGSASGGQAIALPLLAPHYLDQGVQPEQLHRIVSISSGALDSLPHNGYVVTTIRAICHETHKAAYGAVAALTVVVPVIGLALAIGLFSVF; translated from the coding sequence ATGTTAAGTATGATGGGTCTGGTAGGCGGACTAGTGTTATTAATTGTGTTAACCATTCGGGGAATGAATCTTTTCATTGCAGCCCCCTTGTGTGCGCTGGTGGTGGCGTTAACCAACGGTATGTCTGTTTTTATTGGTGATATAAACTTTGTGGAAACCTACATGAGTGGGTTTTCAGGCTTTATTGCCGCATGGTTTTTTATGTTTTTGCTTGGTGCTTTGTTTGGCAAATTCATGGAAGACAGTGGCGCTGCCGATTCGGTCTCTCGTTGGATAATACAACGCATTGGTTACAAACAGGCCGTGTTAGCAGTGGTGCTTGCTTGCGCTATTTTAACTTACGGGGGAGTCAGCGTTTTTGTTGTCGCCTTCTCGGTTTACCCTATGGCGGTAAGCTTATTTAAAGATGCGAACTTGCCTCGCCGTTTTATTCCCGCAGCCATGGCATTTGGTTCAGTCACCTTTACTATGACCTCTGCCGGCTCACCAGAAATCCAAAACTGGATCCCTATTAAGTATTTGGGCACCTCACCTTTTGCTGCATGGGAAGTAAGCTTAGTGGTTGCTATTTTCATGGCAGTGCTTGGTTACTGGTGGCTAGCGAAAATGATCCGCAAAGCGATAGCTAATGGCGAGGAGTTTGAAGCGCGTATTACCGACCCTGAAATACGCGAACGAGACTACCCTCACCCGCTCACCGGTATTATTCCATTGCTAGTAGTGCTGTGTATTTCCTTCTTTTTACACGAAGCACTAGCGCAACTTGCGCTTATTGTAGCCTTAGGGGGAGGCGTACTTACTTTGCTTATTATAAACCGCGCCCACTTTCACAATTTACAAGCGGCGATAAACACCGGCACCACAGGGGCACTGGTCGCTATTGGCAATACTGCGGCAGTCGTAGGGTTTGGCGCTATAGCTAAAAACACAGAGGCATTTCAGCAAACGGTAGCTTTAATGACGCAAATCCCTGGTAACGAGTTAATTGGCGCTGCTATAGCGATTAGCGTAATAGCAGGCTTAACCGGCTCGGCTTCAGGAGGCCAAGCTATCGCACTGCCACTACTTGCACCGCATTATCTTGACCAAGGCGTACAGCCAGAACAATTACATCGTATTGTTTCTATCTCTTCAGGTGCGCTAGATTCACTGCCTCATAACGGGTATGTTGTCACCACAATTCGCGCCATATGTCATGAAACCCATAAGGCAGCCTATGGTGCCGTTGCAGCATTGACGGTAGTAGTACCGGTTATAGGGCTTGCCCTTGCCATTGGCCTATTCAGCGTGTTTTAG
- a CDS encoding E22 family MetX-like putative esterase, producing MKLKIAFLYCALLAFSLITTTACSANVANSASDLTAKSVNTANTADANAPETNKPTLITKKETFSIESFTTFGGKTINNVRVGWEAYGQLNADKSNVILVTHHFSGTSHAAGVYESSQGIASPSIGYWDALIGPGKAIDTDIYYVISVDSLVNLNAYDEHVITTGPATINPETDKPWGLDFPVVTIRDFVNVQKALLESLGIQRLHAVVGPSMGSMQAIDWASAYPDWVPRMISVIGTGESDAWTTAALSHWATPIRLDANWKQGSYARHNQPTEGLVASLMLITQDALYPTYFNQQGKTLGYQAVEQAPLENINAQHSIVKWLESRARQRAEKMDANHLLYLVRACQLFLAGHGNNLEAGLKQIQAKTLFLPASTDLLLMPYLAESTHNQLKQLGKKSELETLNGPFGHLEGIVNVKAEGERIAAFLASAL from the coding sequence ATGAAACTAAAAATAGCTTTTTTATATTGTGCTTTGCTGGCTTTTTCATTAATTACCACAACAGCGTGCAGTGCTAATGTGGCCAATTCAGCTTCAGATCTCACCGCGAAGTCTGTCAACACCGCCAATACCGCTGATGCAAATGCTCCAGAAACCAATAAGCCAACGCTTATTACGAAGAAAGAAACGTTCTCAATAGAAAGCTTCACCACATTTGGTGGCAAAACCATTAATAACGTAAGAGTGGGTTGGGAAGCCTACGGGCAATTAAATGCAGACAAAAGCAACGTTATTCTTGTTACCCACCACTTTTCGGGCACATCGCATGCCGCTGGTGTATATGAGAGCTCTCAGGGTATTGCAAGCCCTAGTATAGGCTACTGGGATGCGTTAATTGGCCCTGGCAAAGCCATTGATACCGATATCTATTACGTTATAAGTGTAGACAGTTTAGTGAATTTAAACGCCTACGATGAGCACGTTATTACTACCGGCCCTGCTACTATCAACCCAGAAACCGATAAACCGTGGGGGCTAGACTTCCCCGTGGTGACAATCCGTGACTTCGTGAATGTACAAAAGGCGTTACTTGAAAGCTTAGGCATACAGAGACTGCATGCTGTGGTTGGCCCTTCTATGGGGTCGATGCAGGCTATCGACTGGGCTAGTGCTTACCCCGACTGGGTGCCAAGAATGATATCGGTTATTGGCACGGGTGAAAGCGATGCGTGGACAACCGCCGCCCTTTCGCACTGGGCAACGCCTATTCGATTAGATGCTAACTGGAAACAAGGTAGTTACGCTCGACATAACCAACCAACAGAAGGGTTAGTGGCTTCTTTGATGTTGATCACCCAAGATGCCTTGTACCCTACGTACTTTAACCAGCAAGGTAAAACGCTAGGCTATCAAGCGGTGGAGCAAGCGCCATTAGAGAACATTAATGCTCAGCACTCTATTGTGAAATGGTTAGAAAGCCGTGCTCGTCAGCGCGCTGAAAAAATGGATGCTAATCATCTTCTTTATTTAGTTCGCGCCTGCCAATTATTTTTAGCAGGCCATGGTAATAACCTGGAAGCAGGGCTTAAGCAAATTCAAGCTAAAACCTTGTTCTTACCGGCATCCACTGATTTGTTGCTTATGCCCTATTTAGCAGAATCAACGCACAATCAACTCAAGCAGTTGGGGAAAAAAAGTGAACTGGAAACACTAAATGGCCCGTTCGGACACCTTGAAGGCATTGTGAATGTAAAAGCCGAAGGCGAGCGTATTGCCGCGTTTCTTGCCAGCGCTTTATAG
- a CDS encoding ATP-binding protein, whose protein sequence is MKDPETIADKNANQKIPYVAIPVSTKTSKNNQSIGRARFKIKLKSSISEAMNGKGASFLVGGYRGIGKTHLVDNVSNSYAEAINSGVKLNRENITNLHKLKLKLKKIYHHVSRLWPVKLRLSSLKGSATFDTNKEVGTRSSQALIINCHILKLDIGVDSDLSTRDILCDITELMYSISLAGYRRFKIFLFILFLGSTLLYELFISEYFAFQPLFKAVDSESNNKAFNIDWLIVRYLIATALLYWIGKFFYKHIATHHGLLEELTFASRFSREWDNSNGVAIPQTRVPLFQNRKKFTQEPISARRIQEQLQQYINKQRAGGQGYIIILDEVDKINPSPTESYATNTKSRKQKVDELLGGLKALMSNSRCVFIVVAGREIVDAYYSESGYTSVLYESVFDDIFYIPTLLTDWSDGQFEHYTSMVRQYINTVVFDSDSADIIGFLKSKKADINNLEENTIVDTLFYFEIFVKYLTLHSWGNFKRLKLMLNDHFEYYTENLKTRIDGNNNAFVFTAGEAKNQKILLFTPSDIRRMFVSARLYALYESNIGRITSKTDDKAAVSGLITILDTFRFHSRGFSRSMIDRTIAGIDVHAESTLSYIADDYVHSTFQSMIRRTSNNIYPYRYYLSTDMEFSFFAKILGAKSSSFEFALDSSEPVREFYLREAKRQSPDGSVNSFLASAKLQAILGDIFVSEHRYDLASSSYSNTVFLLKKVLRTENEEAWRGSGGISLEAQYMLIRNLLKKGRLEEERENTNKALALYHEAKKTAQILFEVSDKDGKQTSNKLVHDDFSNFDRKNDTHHFLKESLIAKFAADFAYIKGGNFTRLENYESNYLIGENIDDSNEDVGRFLSKYLSVVYFSGFYTTFVNNQSNGYEKIISTIENLRREFSQGSGDKTVTSASSVLYIWGQCQFSLLASNLKLLAKESIKRPSKLRFYRQWLLLVDVMFGCDYKLSKLRDPAVDCQIHKRQEYLTLLPYEKQNIDLLVDSFVNIFTAADKSKKSGRYAEAAHQYTAILLNWISLLEILPWQKFKSVLPAKASSSQISTDEKTLTDILKKIGTKVGKKPVWLGDVIECAQDCVEKADKSSNVALRERVLSSYNDCNVDSANYCSWGSLRVADILKKVESEEKGRVFPTLIWCRSNLSNYLLVFGLWENYCRYSFSLWSNNFSENKVIFNFKEIPMPIGNLPRVQGIYNWIGARYQMHELKKEIEKPTSNQQVSPDSIIKFTDFKEIPMPIGNLPRFQGIYNWIGARYQMHELKKEIEKSTTTQQVQKDSIIKFADIIEKLSSTLDDYKKAFRSDDPDSFPSKTHVFYNLAEIIKYIETNYEESSKEVISKIVKELKIRKQNKVSPFLSESNRGIFLEEDTIQCMYLDKNYIDLHLNKYRFDLLEIDNISSLSYKRKLRHKYFLYDDFDDPFYIAEWAYLRMMSSTCRLLTV, encoded by the coding sequence ATGAAAGATCCTGAGACTATCGCCGACAAAAATGCAAATCAAAAGATTCCTTACGTTGCAATACCTGTAAGTACAAAGACCTCGAAAAATAATCAATCTATAGGAAGAGCACGCTTCAAGATAAAGCTTAAATCATCTATTTCTGAGGCAATGAATGGAAAAGGGGCGAGTTTCTTAGTTGGTGGCTACAGAGGGATTGGAAAAACCCATTTAGTGGATAATGTTTCTAATAGTTATGCAGAAGCCATCAATTCAGGAGTTAAGTTAAATAGAGAAAATATCACCAACCTACATAAACTAAAACTTAAACTGAAAAAAATATATCACCATGTTTCGAGATTATGGCCTGTAAAACTGAGATTATCTTCTTTGAAAGGATCAGCCACATTTGATACCAATAAGGAGGTGGGCACTAGATCAAGTCAAGCTCTTATAATTAATTGCCATATTTTGAAATTAGACATCGGTGTTGATTCGGATCTCTCTACCCGTGACATTCTTTGCGATATAACAGAGTTGATGTATTCAATAAGCTTAGCTGGGTATCGTCGTTTCAAAATATTTTTATTTATTTTATTTTTAGGCTCGACTCTACTCTATGAGCTTTTCATTTCAGAATATTTTGCCTTCCAACCTCTATTCAAAGCGGTCGATAGTGAATCAAATAACAAAGCGTTTAATATCGACTGGCTTATCGTCAGATATTTAATCGCTACAGCATTACTCTATTGGATTGGAAAGTTCTTTTACAAACATATAGCTACCCATCACGGCTTGCTTGAAGAGCTTACATTTGCTTCGCGATTTAGTCGAGAATGGGACAACAGTAATGGTGTTGCTATTCCACAAACTAGAGTTCCACTATTTCAAAATCGTAAAAAGTTTACTCAAGAGCCAATATCCGCTCGGCGAATTCAAGAGCAACTTCAACAGTATATTAACAAGCAGCGGGCTGGAGGGCAGGGCTACATAATAATACTTGATGAAGTCGATAAAATTAACCCATCTCCTACCGAAAGTTATGCTACGAATACAAAGTCTCGCAAACAGAAAGTTGATGAGCTATTGGGAGGCTTGAAAGCACTTATGAGTAACTCACGTTGTGTGTTTATCGTGGTGGCGGGCAGAGAAATTGTAGATGCTTATTATTCTGAATCAGGCTATACCAGTGTGCTATATGAGAGCGTTTTCGATGATATTTTTTATATTCCTACACTACTCACTGATTGGTCCGACGGTCAATTCGAGCACTATACTTCTATGGTCAGGCAATATATAAATACAGTAGTTTTCGATTCGGACTCAGCTGATATTATTGGTTTTTTGAAAAGTAAAAAAGCAGATATTAATAACCTTGAAGAGAATACTATTGTTGATACTCTTTTTTACTTCGAAATCTTTGTCAAATATCTCACTCTTCACTCTTGGGGGAACTTCAAGCGTCTTAAGCTGATGTTAAATGATCATTTTGAATACTATACCGAAAATTTGAAAACTCGAATTGATGGCAACAATAACGCTTTCGTGTTTACTGCCGGTGAAGCAAAAAATCAAAAGATCCTATTATTTACCCCGTCAGATATTCGTCGTATGTTTGTTAGCGCTCGATTATATGCACTTTACGAATCAAATATTGGAAGAATAACGTCTAAAACTGACGATAAAGCAGCAGTTTCAGGTCTTATCACTATTTTAGATACCTTCCGATTTCATAGTCGTGGCTTTTCACGTTCAATGATAGATAGAACTATCGCAGGTATTGATGTTCACGCTGAATCTACGCTTTCATACATAGCTGATGACTATGTGCATTCAACTTTCCAATCTATGATTCGTCGCACCTCTAACAATATCTATCCTTATAGATATTACTTATCAACAGACATGGAGTTTAGCTTTTTCGCCAAAATTCTTGGTGCAAAATCCTCAAGCTTTGAGTTCGCATTGGACTCTTCTGAACCAGTAAGAGAATTTTATTTGCGCGAAGCAAAACGTCAATCTCCTGATGGTTCAGTAAACAGCTTTTTAGCAAGTGCTAAGCTACAGGCAATACTCGGAGACATTTTTGTTTCTGAACATCGGTATGACCTAGCGTCTAGCAGCTACAGTAATACTGTTTTCCTATTGAAGAAAGTGCTACGTACAGAAAATGAAGAAGCGTGGAGGGGAAGCGGGGGAATTTCGTTGGAAGCTCAATACATGCTTATTCGTAACTTATTAAAGAAAGGTCGGTTAGAGGAAGAGAGGGAAAATACAAATAAAGCACTGGCACTTTATCATGAAGCTAAAAAGACCGCGCAAATCTTATTTGAAGTTAGTGATAAAGACGGAAAACAAACTTCTAATAAACTTGTACATGATGATTTTTCTAATTTTGACAGAAAAAATGATACGCACCACTTCTTAAAAGAGTCACTTATAGCGAAATTTGCAGCTGATTTTGCTTATATTAAAGGCGGGAATTTTACTAGGTTAGAAAACTATGAATCTAATTACCTTATAGGTGAAAATATTGATGACTCGAATGAGGATGTAGGCAGGTTTTTGTCGAAATATCTTTCAGTTGTGTATTTTAGTGGATTTTATACAACATTCGTGAATAACCAAAGTAATGGTTATGAAAAGATAATTAGTACTATCGAAAATCTACGAAGAGAATTTAGCCAGGGCAGCGGAGATAAAACCGTGACCTCTGCAAGTTCAGTGCTTTATATATGGGGGCAATGTCAGTTTTCATTGCTGGCTAGCAACTTAAAGCTTTTGGCAAAGGAGAGTATAAAAAGACCGAGCAAGCTACGATTTTATCGGCAGTGGCTTCTGCTTGTAGATGTTATGTTTGGATGTGATTATAAGTTGTCAAAGCTACGCGATCCGGCAGTCGACTGCCAGATACATAAGAGACAAGAATATCTAACATTGCTTCCATATGAAAAACAAAATATAGATTTATTAGTTGATAGCTTTGTTAATATCTTTACCGCTGCAGATAAATCTAAGAAATCTGGCCGTTATGCAGAAGCTGCTCATCAATATACAGCAATCTTATTAAATTGGATTTCATTATTAGAAATTTTACCGTGGCAGAAGTTTAAAAGTGTACTACCCGCGAAGGCTAGCTCTAGCCAAATCTCTACCGATGAAAAAACGTTAACTGATATACTGAAAAAGATAGGTACTAAGGTTGGAAAAAAACCTGTTTGGCTAGGTGATGTTATTGAATGTGCTCAAGACTGTGTTGAGAAAGCAGATAAGTCTTCGAATGTAGCGTTACGAGAAAGAGTATTAAGTTCTTACAATGATTGTAATGTTGACTCCGCTAATTATTGCTCTTGGGGCTCCCTTAGAGTAGCCGATATCTTGAAGAAGGTCGAGAGTGAAGAGAAAGGCAGAGTGTTTCCTACACTAATTTGGTGTCGTTCTAATTTAAGTAATTATTTATTAGTTTTTGGGCTTTGGGAAAATTATTGTAGATACTCTTTCAGTCTTTGGAGTAATAATTTTTCAGAAAATAAAGTAATATTTAATTTTAAAGAAATACCTATGCCAATTGGTAACCTCCCTCGGGTTCAAGGGATTTACAATTGGATAGGAGCTCGATATCAAATGCACGAGCTAAAAAAGGAAATAGAAAAGCCAACGTCCAATCAGCAAGTTTCACCAGATAGTATAATAAAATTTACAGATTTTAAAGAAATACCTATGCCAATTGGTAACCTCCCTCGGTTTCAAGGGATTTACAATTGGATAGGAGCTCGATATCAAATGCACGAGCTAAAAAAGGAAATAGAAAAGTCAACGACCACTCAGCAAGTTCAAAAAGATAGTATAATAAAATTTGCAGACATTATCGAAAAGCTTTCTTCGACTTTGGACGATTACAAAAAAGCGTTTAGAAGTGATGATCCGGATAGTTTTCCATCTAAAACGCATGTGTTTTATAATTTGGCAGAAATTATAAAGTACATCGAGACCAATTATGAAGAATCGAGTAAGGAAGTAATAAGTAAGATTGTTAAAGAGCTGAAAATCCGAAAGCAGAACAAAGTTAGCCCTTTTTTATCTGAAAGCAATAGAGGGATTTTTTTGGAAGAAGATACAATACAATGCATGTATTTAGATAAGAACTATATAGACCTTCACTTGAATAAATACCGCTTTGATCTCCTCGAAATTGATAATATAAGCTCGCTATCCTATAAGCGGAAGTTACGTCATAAGTACTTCCTTTATGATGATTTCGATGACCCCTTTTATATTGCTGAGTGGGCATATTTAAGAATGATGTCTAGTACCTGTAGACTACTTACGGTCTGA